One window of Nostoc sp. C052 genomic DNA carries:
- a CDS encoding NAD(P)/FAD-dependent oxidoreductase yields the protein MTDIAVIGAGIAGLVCAQQLSQAGYSVVVVEKSRGLGGRLATRRLYGTWADHGACYLKPKGELLGRFVEILQSRHILEVWTEEVYELTAGASISEPKNRSPRYVAPGGMSAIAKSLAPGLEILLNQRVIAITPTPENSWCLTLESSNEELTAEAIVLAIPAPQAVTLLEPLGESVLDAVFLDNLRSVEFYPSISAIAGYPSTSQPLPQWKALTFVNDADLAWIGLDSSKRPNPQQPHFVVQSSADFAQRHLEAQDLQPAGQLMLQKAAESLSLPWLNTPEWMQVHRWRYAFPSRPWHEAFLSAGTPLPLVCCGDWCGGNLVEGAMHSGLAAANETNNQLRHLPLDNVNFLNVFARSFNLSLD from the coding sequence ATGACTGATATTGCAGTAATTGGTGCCGGAATCGCCGGTTTAGTCTGCGCCCAGCAGTTAAGTCAAGCTGGATATTCGGTGGTAGTGGTGGAAAAGTCACGTGGTTTGGGAGGAAGACTGGCTACACGCCGCTTGTATGGAACTTGGGCGGATCATGGGGCTTGTTACCTGAAGCCAAAGGGTGAATTGTTAGGACGTTTTGTGGAAATTTTACAATCGCGCCATATCCTCGAAGTCTGGACAGAGGAAGTTTACGAACTCACAGCAGGCGCTTCTATATCTGAACCTAAAAACCGTAGTCCGCGTTATGTTGCGCCTGGGGGAATGAGCGCGATCGCTAAATCACTCGCTCCCGGTTTAGAAATATTACTGAATCAGCGTGTCATTGCTATTACCCCAACTCCCGAAAATAGTTGGTGTCTGACTCTGGAATCTAGTAACGAAGAATTAACTGCCGAAGCGATAGTTCTTGCTATTCCTGCACCTCAAGCTGTGACGCTATTGGAACCGTTGGGTGAGAGTGTATTGGATGCAGTTTTTCTTGATAACTTGCGTTCTGTAGAATTTTATCCTTCGATTAGTGCGATCGCTGGATATCCTTCTACATCCCAACCTCTCCCCCAGTGGAAAGCTTTAACTTTTGTAAATGATGCTGATTTAGCATGGATTGGTTTGGACAGCAGCAAGCGTCCTAATCCCCAACAACCACATTTTGTGGTGCAAAGTAGCGCTGATTTTGCCCAACGTCATTTAGAAGCACAAGATTTACAACCTGCTGGACAGCTGATGTTGCAAAAAGCAGCTGAATCTCTGTCTCTTCCTTGGCTAAATACTCCCGAATGGATGCAGGTACATCGTTGGCGTTATGCCTTTCCTAGCCGTCCTTGGCACGAAGCTTTTTTGTCTGCCGGAACTCCTTTACCTTTAGTTTGCTGTGGTGATTGGTGTGGCGGCAATCTTGTAGAAGGTGCGATGCATTCTGGATTAGCTGCGGCTAATGAAACTAATAATCAGTTGCGTCATCTACCTTTAGACAATGTGAACTTTTTAAACGTTTTTGCCCGATCTTTTAATCTATCGCTAGACTGA
- a CDS encoding alpha/beta fold hydrolase, with protein MPKVQINGIDLFYDIKGTGEPLLLIAGFLCDHAYWSLIMPSLVSQYQVIRLDNRGMGRSSAPESPYSLKQMAGDVAALLDRIGIDRVHLAGHSMGSQIAQELVLAHPEKVKSLMLLSSLAKGDALFNSIIETWGELPSNVDLKLYEKVILPWIFTDAFYSIPDMIEGLIEFAIRYPFPPATHSLYHHSQAILSSDTIDCLQQIHCPTLVMVGKQDILTPLKFSQQLAQGIPNAELVVVERGGHGFLIESPDAVVSAMLDFLGKLKPAYSNF; from the coding sequence ATGCCCAAGGTTCAGATTAACGGGATTGATTTATTCTACGACATTAAGGGAACAGGTGAGCCTTTGCTATTAATAGCTGGCTTTCTTTGCGATCATGCTTATTGGTCGCTGATTATGCCATCGCTGGTTTCGCAATATCAAGTCATTCGCTTGGATAACCGAGGTATGGGGAGAAGTTCTGCTCCCGAAAGCCCCTATAGTCTGAAGCAGATGGCTGGTGACGTTGCAGCATTGCTCGATCGCATTGGAATTGATCGGGTGCATCTAGCAGGCCATTCAATGGGTAGTCAGATAGCCCAAGAACTAGTATTAGCACACCCTGAAAAGGTAAAAAGTCTGATGCTACTTTCATCTTTGGCAAAAGGTGATGCCTTATTCAACAGCATCATCGAGACTTGGGGCGAACTTCCTAGTAATGTAGACCTAAAACTTTATGAAAAAGTCATATTGCCCTGGATATTTACAGATGCTTTCTACTCAATTCCTGACATGATCGAAGGTCTGATTGAATTTGCGATCAGATATCCTTTCCCACCTGCAACTCATTCACTTTATCATCACAGCCAAGCCATTCTTAGCAGTGACACAATAGACTGCCTCCAACAAATTCATTGTCCTACCTTAGTTATGGTTGGTAAACAAGATATTCTCACCCCGCTCAAGTTTTCCCAGCAACTTGCTCAAGGCATTCCCAATGCTGAACTTGTAGTCGTCGAACGTGGTGGTCATGGTTTCTTGATTGAGTCGCCGGATGCTGTGGTTTCAGCTATGCTCGATTTTCTGGGGAAGTTAAAGCCAGCTTATAGCAATTTTTGA
- a CDS encoding iron-containing alcohol dehydrogenase family protein → MSNKISTQPSLSTQTSSSLLTLTVSPAKVIRGSGVLQAAAAEIACLGSRPLIVAGKSTLAISQENLQPVLEAQQLHTVQASYGADCCEATLKSLQKTAKEHKADVIIGVGGGKALDTAKLVAQQLKLPVVTIPTSGATCAAWSALSNVYSEDGAFLYDVGLSRCPDLLILDYDLIKTAPQHTLIAGIGDAIAKWYEASVSSGHLQDTLIIAAVQQARVLRDILLQKSAAALKEPGSEVWREVVDATVLLAGVVGGLGGAQCRTVAAHAVHNGLTHISGHGSIHGEKVAFGILVQLRLEEMLQGNQLAASARQQLLKFYTEIGLPQKLSDLGLGNITLGELQTAAEIALIPNSDIHRLPFKVALEQLMAAMVSTTAPIDSRDTTNRVSPKGMSDEVEE, encoded by the coding sequence ATGTCCAATAAAATTTCTACTCAACCTTCTTTGTCTACTCAAACCTCTAGTTCATTATTGACGCTGACAGTTTCCCCAGCAAAAGTAATCCGTGGTTCTGGGGTGTTGCAAGCAGCCGCAGCAGAGATTGCCTGTTTGGGAAGTCGTCCTTTAATTGTGGCAGGTAAGTCTACTCTCGCCATCAGCCAAGAAAATTTACAACCCGTTTTAGAAGCACAACAATTACATACTGTTCAAGCTTCTTATGGTGCAGATTGCTGCGAAGCTACTCTGAAATCTTTACAGAAAACGGCGAAAGAACATAAAGCTGATGTAATTATCGGTGTTGGTGGCGGCAAAGCCTTAGATACAGCGAAATTAGTCGCGCAGCAGTTAAAGTTGCCAGTGGTGACAATTCCAACTTCCGGGGCTACTTGTGCAGCTTGGAGTGCTTTATCGAATGTTTATTCGGAAGATGGGGCGTTTCTCTACGATGTCGGGTTATCTCGTTGTCCCGATTTACTGATTCTCGATTATGACTTAATTAAAACTGCACCCCAACATACTTTAATAGCTGGAATTGGTGATGCGATCGCTAAGTGGTATGAAGCCTCAGTTAGCAGTGGACATTTGCAAGACACTTTAATTATTGCCGCAGTGCAACAAGCGCGAGTTTTGCGAGATATCCTCTTGCAAAAGTCAGCCGCCGCCTTAAAAGAACCAGGTAGTGAAGTTTGGCGAGAAGTTGTAGACGCAACTGTTTTACTGGCTGGGGTAGTTGGGGGACTTGGAGGGGCGCAGTGTCGCACAGTTGCCGCCCATGCCGTGCATAACGGTTTAACTCATATTTCAGGGCATGGTAGTATTCACGGCGAAAAGGTTGCTTTTGGGATTTTGGTGCAACTGCGTTTAGAAGAAATGCTCCAAGGCAATCAATTAGCAGCATCGGCACGACAACAGTTGTTAAAGTTCTACACAGAAATTGGACTACCCCAAAAATTAAGTGATTTGGGATTGGGCAATATTACATTAGGCGAGTTGCAAACAGCTGCCGAAATTGCGCTAATTCCTAATTCTGACATCCATCGACTACCCTTTAAAGTCGCGTTGGAACAGCTGATGGCAGCAATGGTTTCTACCACTGCACCTATAGATAGTAGAGATACGACAAATCGAGTTTCGCCCAAGGGAATGAGTGACGAGGTTGAAGAATGA
- a CDS encoding hydantoinase B/oxoprolinase family protein, whose amino-acid sequence MHIKSQPDPIRLEIFKNLYQFIAEQMGIVLQNTATSVNIKERLDFSCAIFDSSGLLVANAPHIPVHLGSMSESVRSLINDKGDTLKRGNVYLSNNPYNGGTHLPDVTAITPVFLESSENNPSSMPIFFVASRGHQADIGGITPGSMPPHSTTVEEEGILFDNFLLVEEGNFRETVVRQHLSNHTYPARKPDQNLADFKAQIAANERGVQELSKMVAQYGIDTVQAYMTFVQANAEEFVRRAIAVLKDGSFTYKMDDGAQIQVKVTIHPENRSATIDFTGTSLQLNSNFNAPKAVTQAAVLYVFRTLVDDNIPLNAGCLNPLEIIIPVGCMLNPTYPAAVVAGNVETSQTIVDALYGALGVMAASQGTMNNFTFGNEQYQYYETICGGSGAGIDFDGTDGVHSHMTNSRLTDPEVLETRYPVLLESFSLRPDSGGKGKYSGGNGVVRRIQFLEPMTANILSGHRVVPPFGLNGGEAGKVGRNWIQRQNGIEENLDSTATVEMKTGDVFVIETPGGGGFGKLS is encoded by the coding sequence ATGCACATCAAATCTCAACCCGATCCCATCCGCTTAGAAATATTCAAAAATCTCTATCAGTTTATTGCCGAACAAATGGGAATTGTGTTGCAAAACACAGCCACATCAGTGAATATCAAAGAAAGGCTGGATTTCTCCTGCGCTATTTTTGACTCATCAGGATTATTAGTAGCAAATGCCCCCCATATTCCTGTACATTTAGGCTCAATGAGTGAAAGTGTCCGCAGTTTAATTAACGATAAAGGCGACACCCTAAAACGAGGAAACGTCTATCTATCTAATAACCCCTATAACGGCGGAACCCACCTACCTGATGTAACTGCAATTACCCCTGTATTTTTAGAAAGTAGTGAAAATAATCCATCCTCAATGCCCATCTTTTTCGTTGCTTCTCGCGGACATCAAGCAGATATTGGTGGAATTACTCCCGGTTCAATGCCTCCCCACAGCACCACAGTAGAAGAAGAAGGAATTCTTTTTGATAATTTTCTCTTGGTTGAAGAGGGAAATTTTCGAGAAACCGTAGTCAGACAGCACCTCTCAAATCATACTTATCCTGCTCGTAAACCCGACCAAAATCTAGCCGATTTTAAAGCCCAAATTGCCGCAAATGAACGGGGAGTTCAAGAACTTTCTAAAATGGTTGCACAATACGGAATTGATACTGTTCAAGCTTATATGACATTTGTGCAAGCTAATGCTGAAGAGTTTGTGAGACGTGCGATCGCAGTTCTCAAGGATGGCTCATTTACTTATAAAATGGATGATGGGGCACAAATTCAAGTTAAAGTAACGATTCACCCAGAAAACCGTAGTGCTACCATCGATTTTACTGGGACTTCTCTACAACTAAATAGTAATTTTAATGCTCCCAAAGCTGTAACTCAAGCAGCAGTTTTATATGTCTTCCGTACTTTAGTTGATGATAATATTCCTCTCAATGCTGGGTGTCTTAATCCTCTAGAAATTATTATCCCAGTTGGCTGTATGCTCAACCCAACCTATCCAGCCGCAGTAGTCGCAGGTAATGTCGAAACTTCTCAAACTATTGTGGATGCTTTATATGGTGCTTTGGGTGTTATGGCCGCTTCTCAAGGAACGATGAATAATTTTACTTTTGGTAATGAGCAATATCAATATTATGAAACTATCTGCGGCGGTTCGGGTGCAGGAATTGATTTTGATGGCACTGATGGCGTCCATTCTCACATGACAAACTCTCGTTTGACCGATCCAGAAGTTTTAGAAACCCGTTATCCTGTACTTTTAGAAAGCTTTAGTCTTCGTCCCGATAGCGGTGGCAAAGGAAAATATTCGGGTGGTAATGGAGTTGTTCGCCGCATTCAATTTCTAGAACCTATGACAGCTAATATTCTCTCTGGTCATCGGGTTGTTCCTCCCTTTGGATTAAATGGTGGCGAAGCAGGAAAAGTAGGACGCAACTGGATACAACGTCAGAATGGAATCGAAGAGAATTTAGACAGCACAGCAACCGTAGAGATGAAAACTGGGGATGTTTTTGTGATAGAAACTCCTGGCGGTGGTGGTTTTGGTAAGTTATCTTAA
- a CDS encoding SIMPL domain-containing protein (The SIMPL domain is named for its presence in mouse protein SIMPL (signalling molecule that associates with mouse pelle-like kinase). Bacterial member BP26, from Brucella, was shown to assemble into a channel-like structure, while YggE from E. coli has been associated with resistance to oxidative stress.), producing MRKITALMLVSITVTAGVGALTPKVTNAQLFYPPASDRHSLMVIGQGAVRVPADTADIELVFSSGGSNDELQTQPSAFPETRRLSSLTLLLNEKTPAEPLPNKKSLTKATLQPVVDSLIAKGISADKIQVQINTNSSENNAKILVRLEKPTRDRIQEIVATANKSTSKLENISIKSVGVEYAVNDCQALQSSVYQSAMKDAQSRAQALATAMEVKLGTPSVAEPFYTLFYPSCSSKTGVTLPSFASFLSSPTYNPDAPAEVEMKKDIFVTYTTK from the coding sequence ATGAGAAAAATAACTGCTTTAATGCTGGTAAGTATAACCGTGACTGCTGGGGTGGGAGCATTAACACCCAAAGTCACCAATGCCCAATTATTTTATCCACCAGCGAGCGATCGCCATTCATTAATGGTAATCGGTCAAGGGGCAGTGAGAGTGCCAGCAGATACAGCGGATATTGAATTGGTATTCAGTAGCGGAGGTAGCAATGATGAGTTACAAACGCAACCATCAGCCTTCCCAGAAACTCGCCGACTATCTTCATTGACTTTACTCTTAAATGAAAAAACACCAGCAGAACCTTTACCAAACAAAAAATCTCTAACTAAAGCAACTCTTCAGCCTGTGGTAGATAGCCTAATTGCCAAAGGAATTAGTGCTGATAAAATTCAAGTACAAATTAATACAAATTCTAGTGAAAACAATGCCAAGATATTAGTGAGACTGGAAAAGCCAACACGCGATCGCATCCAGGAAATTGTTGCTACAGCAAACAAATCCACGAGCAAACTTGAAAATATATCTATTAAGAGTGTAGGTGTAGAGTACGCAGTCAATGACTGTCAGGCTTTGCAAAGTTCAGTTTATCAATCAGCGATGAAAGACGCTCAAAGCCGCGCTCAGGCTTTAGCAACAGCTATGGAAGTTAAGCTTGGAACTCCTTCTGTAGCCGAGCCATTTTACACATTATTTTATCCCTCATGTAGCTCTAAAACTGGAGTTACTTTGCCATCATTTGCTAGTTTTTTATCATCACCAACTTATAATCCAGATGCCCCAGCAGAAGTAGAGATGAAAAAGGATATTTTTGTGACATATACAACGAAATAA
- a CDS encoding aspartate aminotransferase, whose amino-acid sequence MSLNWIVPAERIQKLPPYVFARLDELKAKAREQGLDLIDLGMGNPDGATPAPVVEAAIAALKDPANHGYPPFEGTASFRRAITNWYHRRYGVVLDPDSEALPLLGSKEGLTHLALAYVNPGDLVLVPSPAYPAHFRGPAIAGGKIHSLILKPENDWLIDLAAIPDEVARQAKILYFNYPSNPTAATAPREFFEEIVAFARKYEILLVHDLCYAELAFDGYQPTSLLEIPGAKDIGVEFHTLSKTYNMAGWRVGFVVGNRHVIQGLRTLKTNLDYGIFAALQTAAETALQLPDVYLHEVQQRYRTRRDFLIHGLGELGWDIPKTKATMYLWVKCPVGVGSTDFALNVLQQTGVVLTPGNAFGVAGEGYVRISLIADCDRLGEVLHRFKQAGIRYQPEAVVSISQ is encoded by the coding sequence ATGAGTTTAAATTGGATTGTCCCAGCAGAACGCATACAAAAACTACCACCTTATGTATTTGCCCGTTTAGATGAACTCAAAGCTAAAGCACGGGAACAAGGGTTAGATTTAATTGATTTGGGTATGGGAAACCCCGATGGTGCGACACCAGCACCAGTTGTAGAAGCGGCGATCGCCGCTTTAAAAGATCCCGCCAATCATGGTTATCCGCCTTTTGAGGGCACTGCCAGTTTCCGCCGTGCCATCACCAACTGGTATCATCGCCGTTATGGTGTGGTTCTCGATCCCGATAGCGAAGCTTTGCCACTGCTGGGTTCTAAAGAAGGATTAACCCATTTAGCACTCGCCTACGTTAACCCTGGTGATTTAGTTCTGGTTCCTTCTCCCGCTTATCCCGCACATTTCCGAGGCCCGGCGATCGCAGGCGGCAAAATCCACAGTTTGATTCTCAAACCAGAGAATGACTGGTTAATTGATTTAGCTGCCATTCCTGACGAGGTTGCTAGACAAGCTAAAATTCTCTATTTCAACTATCCCAGCAATCCCACCGCCGCCACCGCACCCCGCGAATTTTTTGAAGAAATCGTCGCCTTTGCCCGTAAATACGAAATTTTGCTGGTGCATGATTTGTGTTATGCCGAGTTAGCTTTTGATGGTTATCAACCCACCAGCTTGTTAGAAATTCCTGGTGCGAAAGATATTGGTGTGGAATTTCACACCTTATCTAAAACCTACAATATGGCTGGTTGGCGCGTCGGCTTTGTGGTGGGCAATCGCCATGTCATTCAAGGTTTGCGGACGCTAAAAACTAACTTGGATTACGGCATTTTTGCCGCCTTACAAACAGCAGCCGAAACAGCTTTACAACTGCCAGACGTGTATTTACACGAGGTACAACAACGCTACCGCACCCGCCGCGATTTCCTGATTCATGGGTTAGGGGAGTTGGGTTGGGATATCCCCAAAACCAAGGCGACAATGTATCTTTGGGTAAAATGTCCTGTGGGCGTTGGTTCCACAGATTTTGCCCTGAACGTGTTGCAGCAAACTGGTGTTGTTTTGACTCCAGGTAATGCCTTTGGGGTTGCAGGTGAAGGTTACGTCAGGATCAGTTTGATTGCCGACTGCGATCGCTTGGGTGAAGTTTTACATCGCTTTAAGCAAGCAGGCATCCGCTATCAACCGGAAGCTGTAGTCTCGATTTCACAATAG
- a CDS encoding O-antigen ligase, whose amino-acid sequence MLGASLNKVFDYFKSRWQSSWNYSLWALLIFPLSPLVGAVTVGFVSLITWLKQSRKINRRPLNWGFALLSVLLIVSAGFAQDKTAAFLGLFNFLPFFLLFAAHSALIQTFAQLRQMAWALVIGSMPVVIIGFGQLFLGWSFKFEILWVVLSWTVRPGGNPPGRIASFFLHANTFAAYLTIVFILGLGLWLEQWAEGQRGRGERLTATFPLLPQSPVPFLFLTVAVIADFIALIFTNSRNGWAIAIFACLAYALYQGWRILVGGVAAIVFSILLAAFAPSPVAQIFRWVVPAFFWARINDDMYPDRPVALMRKTQWEFAWSLAQQHPLTGWGLRSFSTLYNAKMQIPLGHPHNLFLMLSAETGFLNASLFCGLLAWILITGVQLLQKSKYINTGDRLIFFSYLLAFSGWILLNTVDVTLFDFRLNALSWLIVAAICGVIHRYNQQDRLGSHQN is encoded by the coding sequence ATGTTGGGAGCCAGCTTGAACAAGGTTTTTGACTATTTCAAATCTCGTTGGCAATCTTCTTGGAACTACTCTCTATGGGCACTGTTAATCTTCCCATTGAGTCCTTTAGTAGGGGCTGTGACTGTAGGTTTTGTCTCATTAATCACTTGGCTGAAACAATCCCGCAAAATTAATCGCCGCCCCCTCAACTGGGGATTTGCCCTTTTGAGTGTGTTGCTGATCGTGAGTGCTGGCTTTGCCCAAGATAAGACAGCAGCTTTCCTCGGTTTATTTAATTTCTTACCATTCTTTTTACTTTTCGCTGCCCACAGCGCTCTAATTCAAACATTTGCCCAATTGCGGCAAATGGCTTGGGCTTTGGTAATTGGTTCCATGCCAGTAGTAATTATCGGCTTCGGACAGTTATTTTTAGGCTGGAGTTTTAAGTTCGAGATTTTGTGGGTTGTGTTGAGTTGGACAGTCAGACCAGGAGGAAACCCCCCAGGTCGTATCGCCTCATTTTTCCTGCACGCTAATACCTTCGCAGCTTATCTAACAATAGTTTTCATCCTTGGTCTAGGGTTGTGGCTTGAACAATGGGCAGAGGGGCAGAGGGGCAGAGGAGAAAGACTTACTGCAACTTTTCCTCTGCTTCCCCAATCCCCAGTCCCCTTTCTTTTCCTCACTGTAGCGGTAATTGCGGATTTCATTGCCTTGATTTTTACCAACTCACGCAATGGGTGGGCGATCGCTATTTTTGCCTGTTTAGCTTATGCACTTTACCAAGGTTGGCGCATTCTTGTCGGTGGTGTTGCTGCGATCGTTTTTAGCATACTTCTGGCAGCTTTTGCTCCCTCACCAGTCGCTCAGATTTTTCGCTGGGTAGTGCCTGCATTCTTTTGGGCCAGAATAAATGACGATATGTATCCAGATAGACCAGTCGCTTTAATGCGAAAAACTCAGTGGGAGTTTGCCTGGTCTTTAGCTCAACAACATCCTTTGACTGGCTGGGGATTACGCAGTTTTAGTACACTTTACAACGCAAAGATGCAGATTCCTTTGGGTCATCCCCATAACTTGTTTTTGATGTTATCTGCTGAAACTGGTTTTCTCAATGCGTCGTTATTTTGTGGCTTACTAGCTTGGATTTTGATTACAGGTGTCCAATTACTGCAAAAGTCAAAATATATAAATACAGGGGACAGATTAATATTTTTCAGTTATCTTCTGGCCTTTAGTGGGTGGATTTTATTAAATACAGTAGATGTCACCCTCTTCGATTTTCGTTTGAATGCGCTTTCATGGTTAATTGTGGCTGCCATTTGTGGAGTGATACATCGTTATAACCAACAAGACAGGCTAGGATCTCATCAAAATTAG
- a CDS encoding Ycf51 family protein: MLTTANFLQYTQWMGIATLVAAALTFLAFVLKWGIRFRLVGATGFMVVLTSGLFALSIVPLSRTVIPGSVRYTLVYDNGSTQAVIATSPKITPTELEATLRQAASNLFSYGRSGTREDENLTVRARTIIHPEEGISVPVYLGEVKRSLVSHQNSPVTVKIYTENFAQLPKPTA, from the coding sequence ATGCTCACAACAGCTAACTTTCTTCAATACACCCAATGGATGGGTATAGCTACCCTAGTAGCTGCTGCCTTAACATTTTTGGCTTTTGTTCTCAAATGGGGCATTCGCTTTCGGCTGGTGGGTGCGACTGGCTTTATGGTGGTACTGACTAGTGGTTTATTTGCACTCTCAATAGTGCCCTTGAGTCGGACTGTGATTCCAGGGTCAGTACGCTACACTCTAGTTTATGATAATGGGTCAACGCAAGCGGTGATTGCCACATCACCCAAAATTACACCCACAGAATTAGAAGCAACTTTACGTCAAGCAGCTAGTAATCTCTTTTCTTATGGTCGTTCTGGTACACGAGAAGACGAAAATTTGACAGTTCGCGCCCGTACCATTATCCACCCAGAAGAAGGGATTTCTGTACCAGTTTACTTGGGAGAGGTCAAGCGATCGCTCGTTTCTCATCAAAATTCCCCAGTAACAGTCAAAATTTACACAGAAAATTTCGCCCAATTACCAAAACCTACCGCTTAG
- a CDS encoding galactose oxidase-like domain-containing protein, with protein MTKPNNKTTLQEEKDLGTFIAQATTTDRWQTLSYQAPILPIHAALLRTGKVLFFCGSGNDPNHLNTPYDSVLWDVNRGTFTRQAPLLNNNQPIDIFCAGHSFTPDGMLMVAGGTLRYDPFYGSPFVLMFDPITEQWIKKPSMHSGRWYPSLLTLGSGRILAVSGLGVDGNLNRQPEIYSSTFANGWNTFPATSALPQYPHLFLLSNGNIFYSGARMGGSAVTPRILTLPGTFTQPIVEKVVPGLQDPAFGDQATSVLLPPAQDQRVMIMGGGSGNTSTNRVNIVNLKATNPTYVGSRNLKYGRKHHSAVLLPDRTVFVCNGSKMDEDTTQSMLPAEIYNPVTNSWTAVARQNVPRVYHSVALLLPDGRVAAAGGNPLRRVSELRLEIYSPAYISRSRPIIQSAPQALSYGLQFTIQTPQATNIKWVSLIRPMATTHSSDTEQRLVDLPINFRNATSLNVTVTDNRNIAPPGWYMLFISDNNGTPSVATWTQLS; from the coding sequence ATGACTAAACCTAATAACAAGACTACCCTTCAAGAGGAAAAAGATTTAGGGACTTTTATAGCCCAGGCTACTACCACAGACAGATGGCAAACATTGTCGTACCAAGCCCCAATCCTACCTATACATGCCGCCCTACTTCGTACTGGTAAAGTATTATTTTTCTGTGGCTCAGGTAACGATCCCAATCATTTAAATACTCCATACGACAGTGTGTTATGGGATGTAAACAGGGGAACCTTTACCCGTCAAGCGCCTCTATTGAATAATAATCAACCTATTGACATTTTTTGCGCTGGTCACTCCTTCACCCCTGATGGGATGTTAATGGTTGCGGGTGGAACTCTACGCTACGATCCATTCTATGGTTCACCCTTTGTTCTGATGTTTGATCCCATTACCGAGCAATGGATCAAGAAGCCATCAATGCATAGTGGTCGCTGGTATCCTAGCCTGTTAACACTAGGCAGTGGTCGGATATTAGCCGTGTCTGGGCTTGGTGTAGATGGTAATCTCAACAGACAACCAGAAATTTATTCTTCGACATTTGCAAATGGTTGGAACACTTTTCCAGCAACTAGTGCCTTACCGCAATACCCACATCTGTTTCTACTAAGTAATGGAAACATCTTTTATTCAGGCGCTCGGATGGGCGGCAGTGCGGTGACACCAAGGATATTAACTCTGCCAGGAACATTTACACAACCTATTGTAGAAAAAGTGGTGCCAGGGCTGCAAGACCCAGCTTTTGGCGATCAAGCTACCAGTGTACTTTTACCACCTGCACAAGACCAAAGGGTAATGATTATGGGTGGGGGTAGTGGTAATACATCAACAAACAGGGTAAATATTGTAAATCTAAAAGCTACTAACCCAACTTACGTAGGATCAAGGAATCTAAAATATGGTCGGAAGCATCACAGCGCAGTTTTATTGCCCGATCGCACAGTGTTTGTTTGCAATGGTAGCAAAATGGATGAAGACACAACACAATCAATGCTACCAGCAGAAATCTACAATCCAGTTACAAATAGCTGGACAGCAGTAGCTAGACAAAATGTCCCCCGCGTATATCATTCGGTGGCCTTATTGCTGCCAGATGGTAGGGTAGCCGCAGCTGGAGGCAACCCTCTACGCAGGGTCAGTGAACTGCGATTAGAAATCTACAGTCCTGCCTACATATCGCGATCGCGACCAATTATTCAGAGTGCCCCTCAAGCATTGAGCTACGGGCTGCAATTTACAATTCAGACACCCCAGGCTACGAATATTAAATGGGTTAGCCTGATTAGACCAATGGCAACCACTCATTCCAGCGATACAGAACAAAGGTTAGTGGATTTACCCATTAATTTTAGAAATGCGACTTCTCTGAATGTCACGGTAACAGACAATCGAAACATCGCACCACCAGGCTGGTACATGCTTTTTATTAGTGACAACAATGGCACACCATCAGTAGCAACCTGGACGCAACTATCTTAG
- a CDS encoding carboxymuconolactone decarboxylase family protein yields the protein MTKLIEYEEASDEVRAVYDDIRITRQNDYINNFWKAIANHPPTLQRTWQTLKEVMVSPGEIDPLMRELIYIAVSATNGCEYCIASHTAAARAKGMNDTMFGELMAIAATANMTNRLANGYQIPVDEKFKT from the coding sequence ATGACTAAGCTGATCGAATACGAAGAAGCCAGCGACGAAGTACGTGCTGTGTATGACGACATCCGCATTACACGTCAGAATGACTATATTAATAACTTCTGGAAAGCTATAGCCAACCATCCGCCCACACTACAACGAACGTGGCAAACGTTAAAGGAAGTGATGGTTAGCCCTGGTGAAATTGATCCACTGATGCGCGAACTGATTTATATTGCCGTGAGTGCAACCAATGGCTGTGAGTATTGCATCGCCTCGCACACAGCGGCAGCACGTGCCAAGGGTATGAATGATACTATGTTCGGGGAACTAATGGCGATCGCAGCTACAGCCAATATGACCAATCGCCTGGCCAACGGCTATCAAATTCCGGTGGATGAGAAATTCAAGACGTAG